The following are encoded in a window of Gasterosteus aculeatus chromosome 5, fGasAcu3.hap1.1, whole genome shotgun sequence genomic DNA:
- the patl2 gene encoding protein PAT1 homolog 2 isoform X2, with protein sequence MSDSEQPEEAENVSQPQWPENGEEWSDGEDGTTMDCGLLQAMAEEDDEIDVYNEETFGMELDARGTTEDPGSELLQFEEQPPSPPPPPCTPPPAPKPLHRHCSPSPLRQSPQYVPWAPPGQRGRGWGQRGGPGRGHLFEDPAVMRIVEGRPSLKTLDSAIVDLGNTMYRKTLEEDYMSPSFRKARRISGSILQDSAVVCVIDGHRGRSQQLTSNFPDFPYPVSSFRGRREEPRGSYARRQFGERFPAQMHASMAPGSPIFSRQPLTPRQHYNQTGGFMFPANRPCPSTPQSLTPKMMQLRFGANSPRPSPFYSPSSNPMQHFRNPGPVTQLHPQHKRLLNQKQHIFQRKAEDWDPYCNLMTAKEKEWITRLQMIQLQSENPYHEDYYYQEYYRRIESKMAEEELGIRSKREPPKLTTPYITKTDVYAPVVHIEGSLGQVAVSTCYSPRRAISAVHAVQAQGPLEEQQDIRQQRLEVFSKIEKLFVDLLEVEEAERMKSTILSEAEENGLMAKSQGKVENICSQLQHHNPSDSGVEFLPFLLVSKGKKLLARLLPFLKQETALTILSIVTSNLPTLMSRDPEEALPVLYPPLRNVIGGLTFSQLIVVLKNLTSSESVTYESLTLACQNKFGLSLLYALLSQGEKLLSSGAPLEPSIGDFESWTDTIFQVAGQLSQCSLVEPLLLPSNLLTLFCRYLDKRTVHQLKSNMESATGFVALPS encoded by the exons ATGAGTGATTCAGAGCAGCCAGAA gAGGCTGAAAATGTGTCTCAGCCTCAGTGGCCTGAGAACGGAGAGGaatggagtgatggagaggaCGGCACGACCATGGACTGTGGGCTTCTGCAGGCCATGGCCGAGGAAGATGATGAGATTGACGTCTACAATGAGGAGACGTTTGGAATGG AACTTGACGCACGAGGGACCACCGAGGACCCCGGCAGCGAACTCCTACAGTTTGAAGAACAACCTCCTTCACCGCCACCGCCTCCATGCACACCTCCACCAGCCCCCAAACCATTACACCGCCactgctccccctcccccctcagacAGAGCCCACAGTATGTGCCCTGGGCTCCCCCGGGGCAGCGTGGCAGAGGAtgggggcagagaggggggcCCGGCAGGGGCCATTTGTTTGAAGACCCAGCTGTGATGAGGATAGTGGAGGGCCGACCGAGTCTGAAG ACTCTTGACAGTGCCATAGTGGACCTTGGGAACACCATGTACCGGAAGACCTTGGAGGAAGAC TACATGTCGCCCTCTTTCAGAAAGGCCAGAAGAATCTCAGGATCAATACTTCAG GACAGTGCTGtagtgtgtgtgattgatggtCACAGAGGCCGAAGTCAACAGCTGACCTCCAACTTCCCGGATTTCCCATATCCTGTCTCTTCCTTCAGGGGCAGGAGAGAGGAACCCAGAGGATCCTATGCCAGAAGACAGTTTGGCGAAAGATTCCCCGCTCAG ATGCATGCATCCATGGCACCGGGATCCCCAATCTTCTCACGTCAACCACTAACCCCGCGGCAACATTACAATCAG ACCGGGGGCTTCATGTTCCCGGCGAACCGGCCGTGTCCCTCCACTCCCCAGTCGCTGACTCCCAAGATGATGCAACTTCGCTTTGGCGCCAACTCGCCGAGGCCGTCTCCCTTTTACAGCCCCTCGTCCAATCCGATGCAGCACTTCAG GAACCCCGGTCCTGTCACCCAGCTCCACCCCCAACATAAACGACTTcttaatcaaaaacaacacatatTCCAAAG AAAAGCAGAGGACTGGGACCCGTACTGTAATCTCATGACGGCCAAAGAGAAGGAGTGGATCACCAGGCTGCAGATGATCCAGCTGCAAAGTGAGAATCCATACCACGAGGACTACTATTACCAG GAGTACTACCGGCGAATTGAATCAAAGatggcggaggaggagctgggcATCAGGAGCAAGAGGGAGCCCCCCAAGCTTACCACGCCGTACATCACAAAGACCGACGTCTACGCACCAG TGGTGCACATCGAAGGCTCCCTCGGCCAAGTTGCCGTGTCCACGTGTTACTCCCCTCGCCGGGCCATCAGTGCGGTTCATGCAGTCCAAGCTCAGGGTCCACTAGAG GAACAGCAAGACATCCGACAACAGCGATTAGAGGTCTTCAGCAAAATAGAAAAG CTGTTCGTGGATCTGTTGGAGGTCGAGGAGGCGGAGAGAATGAAAAGTACCATTTTGTCGGAAGCAGAGGAAAACGGGTTGATGGCGAAGTCACAGGGAAAAGTGGAGAATATCTGCTCCCAGCTGCAACATCACAACCCCTC CGATTCAGGAGTGGAGTTTCTTCCGTTCCTGCTGGTCTCAAAAGGCAAAAAGCTGCTTGCACGACTGCTCCCGTTTCTGAAACAGGAGACCGCGCTGACCATCTTGAGCATCGTGACCTCTAACCTTCCCACGCTGATGAGCAGAGATCCAGAAGAG gCCCTTCCTGTGCTCTACCCGCCCCTTCGAAACGTGATTGGGGGCCTTACGTTCAGTCAGCtgattgttgtcctcaaaaatTTGACGTCCTCTGAGTCTGTGACATACGAGTCGCTCACTCTGGCCTGTCAGAACAAG TTCGGACTGTCGCTGCTGTATGCTCTGCTGTCCCAAGGGGAGAAGCTGCTGTCCTCTGGTGCCCCCCTAGAACCCAGCATCGGTGACTTTGAGAGCTG gaCGGACACAATATTCCAGGTGGCGGGACAGCTGTCCCAGTGTTCACTGGTGGAGCCGCTGCTCCTGCCCTCAAACCTGCTGACCCTCTTCTGCCGTTACCTGGACAAGCGCACCGTGCATCAGCTGAAAAGCAACATGGA GTCTGCAACCGGATTCGTCGCTCTTCCATCGTAA
- the patl2 gene encoding protein PAT1 homolog 2 isoform X1, which yields MSDSEQPEEAENVSQPQWPENGEEWSDGEDGTTMDCGLLQAMAEEDDEIDVYNEETFGMELDARGTTEDPGSELLQFEEQPPSPPPPPCTPPPAPKPLHRHCSPSPLRQSPQYVPWAPPGQRGRGWGQRGGPGRGHLFEDPAVMRIVEGRPSLKTLDSAIVDLGNTMYRKTLEEDYMSPSFRKARRISGSILQDSAVVCVIDGHRGRSQQLTSNFPDFPYPVSSFRGRREEPRGSYARRQFGERFPAQMHASMAPGSPIFSRQPLTPRQHYNQFCAQTGGFMFPANRPCPSTPQSLTPKMMQLRFGANSPRPSPFYSPSSNPMQHFRNPGPVTQLHPQHKRLLNQKQHIFQRKAEDWDPYCNLMTAKEKEWITRLQMIQLQSENPYHEDYYYQEYYRRIESKMAEEELGIRSKREPPKLTTPYITKTDVYAPVVHIEGSLGQVAVSTCYSPRRAISAVHAVQAQGPLEEQQDIRQQRLEVFSKIEKLFVDLLEVEEAERMKSTILSEAEENGLMAKSQGKVENICSQLQHHNPSDSGVEFLPFLLVSKGKKLLARLLPFLKQETALTILSIVTSNLPTLMSRDPEEALPVLYPPLRNVIGGLTFSQLIVVLKNLTSSESVTYESLTLACQNKFGLSLLYALLSQGEKLLSSGAPLEPSIGDFESWTDTIFQVAGQLSQCSLVEPLLLPSNLLTLFCRYLDKRTVHQLKSNMESATGFVALPS from the exons ATGAGTGATTCAGAGCAGCCAGAA gAGGCTGAAAATGTGTCTCAGCCTCAGTGGCCTGAGAACGGAGAGGaatggagtgatggagaggaCGGCACGACCATGGACTGTGGGCTTCTGCAGGCCATGGCCGAGGAAGATGATGAGATTGACGTCTACAATGAGGAGACGTTTGGAATGG AACTTGACGCACGAGGGACCACCGAGGACCCCGGCAGCGAACTCCTACAGTTTGAAGAACAACCTCCTTCACCGCCACCGCCTCCATGCACACCTCCACCAGCCCCCAAACCATTACACCGCCactgctccccctcccccctcagacAGAGCCCACAGTATGTGCCCTGGGCTCCCCCGGGGCAGCGTGGCAGAGGAtgggggcagagaggggggcCCGGCAGGGGCCATTTGTTTGAAGACCCAGCTGTGATGAGGATAGTGGAGGGCCGACCGAGTCTGAAG ACTCTTGACAGTGCCATAGTGGACCTTGGGAACACCATGTACCGGAAGACCTTGGAGGAAGAC TACATGTCGCCCTCTTTCAGAAAGGCCAGAAGAATCTCAGGATCAATACTTCAG GACAGTGCTGtagtgtgtgtgattgatggtCACAGAGGCCGAAGTCAACAGCTGACCTCCAACTTCCCGGATTTCCCATATCCTGTCTCTTCCTTCAGGGGCAGGAGAGAGGAACCCAGAGGATCCTATGCCAGAAGACAGTTTGGCGAAAGATTCCCCGCTCAG ATGCATGCATCCATGGCACCGGGATCCCCAATCTTCTCACGTCAACCACTAACCCCGCGGCAACATTACAATCAG TTCTGTGCGCAGACCGGGGGCTTCATGTTCCCGGCGAACCGGCCGTGTCCCTCCACTCCCCAGTCGCTGACTCCCAAGATGATGCAACTTCGCTTTGGCGCCAACTCGCCGAGGCCGTCTCCCTTTTACAGCCCCTCGTCCAATCCGATGCAGCACTTCAG GAACCCCGGTCCTGTCACCCAGCTCCACCCCCAACATAAACGACTTcttaatcaaaaacaacacatatTCCAAAG AAAAGCAGAGGACTGGGACCCGTACTGTAATCTCATGACGGCCAAAGAGAAGGAGTGGATCACCAGGCTGCAGATGATCCAGCTGCAAAGTGAGAATCCATACCACGAGGACTACTATTACCAG GAGTACTACCGGCGAATTGAATCAAAGatggcggaggaggagctgggcATCAGGAGCAAGAGGGAGCCCCCCAAGCTTACCACGCCGTACATCACAAAGACCGACGTCTACGCACCAG TGGTGCACATCGAAGGCTCCCTCGGCCAAGTTGCCGTGTCCACGTGTTACTCCCCTCGCCGGGCCATCAGTGCGGTTCATGCAGTCCAAGCTCAGGGTCCACTAGAG GAACAGCAAGACATCCGACAACAGCGATTAGAGGTCTTCAGCAAAATAGAAAAG CTGTTCGTGGATCTGTTGGAGGTCGAGGAGGCGGAGAGAATGAAAAGTACCATTTTGTCGGAAGCAGAGGAAAACGGGTTGATGGCGAAGTCACAGGGAAAAGTGGAGAATATCTGCTCCCAGCTGCAACATCACAACCCCTC CGATTCAGGAGTGGAGTTTCTTCCGTTCCTGCTGGTCTCAAAAGGCAAAAAGCTGCTTGCACGACTGCTCCCGTTTCTGAAACAGGAGACCGCGCTGACCATCTTGAGCATCGTGACCTCTAACCTTCCCACGCTGATGAGCAGAGATCCAGAAGAG gCCCTTCCTGTGCTCTACCCGCCCCTTCGAAACGTGATTGGGGGCCTTACGTTCAGTCAGCtgattgttgtcctcaaaaatTTGACGTCCTCTGAGTCTGTGACATACGAGTCGCTCACTCTGGCCTGTCAGAACAAG TTCGGACTGTCGCTGCTGTATGCTCTGCTGTCCCAAGGGGAGAAGCTGCTGTCCTCTGGTGCCCCCCTAGAACCCAGCATCGGTGACTTTGAGAGCTG gaCGGACACAATATTCCAGGTGGCGGGACAGCTGTCCCAGTGTTCACTGGTGGAGCCGCTGCTCCTGCCCTCAAACCTGCTGACCCTCTTCTGCCGTTACCTGGACAAGCGCACCGTGCATCAGCTGAAAAGCAACATGGA GTCTGCAACCGGATTCGTCGCTCTTCCATCGTAA